A window from uncultured Desulfobacter sp. encodes these proteins:
- a CDS encoding ABC transporter substrate-binding protein, which produces MDNKPIIRIGYLNIADHLILGVTERKVLKNEEVFKYLHLKTVPFIDWQTLSLAFSRDEINAAFMLAPLAMDHFRKGEDLRLVLLGHRNGSVLITNKSANIKTIQDLKGKDILIPFHLSTHNILLHKLLKDHNLEIGIGKDVEVQTVAPSKMPTHVEIDTEGTIGGFLVAEPFGSNVIKAGLGDEFELSKNIWPGHPCCVLVVKTDIIRYFPNAVQELVNSLVKSGRFIKENTEEAAKIGVFFLNQDINVVRNILNVPTDRITTDHLMPQIKDFEQIQNYIVNVTGNIYEKIDLNKFIYTGFASQAGAT; this is translated from the coding sequence ATGGACAACAAACCCATCATTCGCATCGGATATCTAAACATTGCCGACCATCTCATTCTTGGCGTCACCGAAAGAAAGGTGTTAAAAAACGAAGAGGTGTTTAAATATCTTCATCTAAAAACAGTGCCGTTCATCGACTGGCAGACCCTGAGCCTTGCGTTTTCCAGGGACGAAATCAATGCGGCATTTATGCTGGCACCCCTGGCCATGGACCATTTCAGAAAAGGAGAGGACCTAAGGCTGGTTCTTTTAGGCCATCGAAACGGCAGCGTATTAATCACGAACAAAAGCGCAAATATAAAAACCATCCAGGATTTAAAGGGAAAGGACATTTTAATTCCGTTTCATTTGTCCACCCATAACATTCTTTTGCACAAACTGCTCAAGGACCATAACCTGGAAATCGGCATTGGAAAGGATGTTGAAGTACAGACCGTAGCACCCTCTAAAATGCCCACCCATGTTGAAATTGACACGGAAGGCACCATCGGAGGGTTCCTGGTGGCAGAACCCTTTGGTTCCAATGTCATTAAAGCCGGATTGGGTGACGAATTTGAACTATCCAAAAATATATGGCCCGGACACCCCTGCTGTGTCCTGGTGGTCAAAACCGACATTATCAGATATTTTCCCAATGCGGTCCAGGAACTGGTCAACAGCCTGGTCAAATCAGGCCGATTCATAAAAGAAAATACCGAAGAGGCAGCAAAGATAGGCGTCTTTTTCCTGAACCAGGATATCAATGTGGTAAGAAATATTTTAAATGTGCCCACAGACCGCATTACCACAGATCACCTGATGCCCCAGATCAAAGATTTTGAACAGATCCAGAATTACATTGTCAATGTAACAGGCAATATATACGAAAAAATAGATTTAAATAAATTCATCTATACAGGATTTGCGTCCCAGGCCGGTGCAACTTAA
- a CDS encoding ABC transporter substrate-binding protein has protein sequence MTQCIPIRQNRIHPGSRESLALLLAGMILFFFSANPMLSRANDPITFGILMANDTRQDPVDGFKNGMASFAEHGHDIAKFKYTILNAGNQKQKLTELAQEIVAAKPDIAVAAGGIEADALMTATRGTDIPMVFLSVSSSIDRGLTSSMTAPDKNFTGIDTNDTNITAKRMWFIKRILPDTRKIFCFHIPSNVPSVESVKIARKKAEELGLELIVKEVITIDDIRSAAPMISRENMDVILLNPVAVIHGAMKEIILPRAMAQKIPIFGYGMGSVKKGAFASYAGSRYANGKQAARLAHKIIHGTRPENIPIETPEQYEFVINRWMVKKLGLTLPSNAYKMADKIVEIAF, from the coding sequence ATGACTCAATGTATCCCTATCCGGCAAAATCGAATTCATCCCGGCAGCAGGGAATCGCTTGCTCTGTTGCTGGCCGGCATGATTCTCTTCTTCTTTTCGGCAAATCCCATGCTTTCCAGGGCAAATGATCCGATTACATTTGGGATTCTCATGGCCAACGACACCCGCCAGGACCCGGTGGACGGTTTTAAAAACGGTATGGCATCTTTTGCAGAACATGGCCATGATATTGCTAAATTTAAATATACGATTTTAAATGCCGGCAATCAAAAGCAAAAGCTGACGGAACTTGCCCAAGAAATTGTTGCGGCAAAACCAGATATTGCCGTGGCCGCAGGCGGGATTGAGGCTGATGCCCTGATGACGGCCACCAGAGGCACGGACATCCCCATGGTCTTTCTTTCGGTCTCATCATCCATTGACAGGGGGCTGACCTCATCCATGACGGCACCGGACAAAAATTTCACCGGTATTGATACCAACGATACCAATATTACGGCCAAACGGATGTGGTTCATTAAACGAATCCTTCCTGATACCCGAAAAATTTTCTGCTTTCATATACCATCCAACGTACCTTCGGTTGAATCAGTCAAAATTGCCCGCAAAAAAGCCGAAGAACTTGGCCTGGAACTTATCGTAAAAGAGGTGATAACCATTGACGATATTCGCAGCGCTGCGCCTATGATATCCCGGGAGAACATGGATGTAATTCTTTTGAATCCGGTTGCCGTAATTCACGGGGCCATGAAAGAAATCATCCTGCCAAGGGCCATGGCCCAAAAAATTCCTATATTTGGATACGGCATGGGCAGCGTAAAAAAGGGGGCCTTTGCCTCATATGCCGGTTCCAGGTATGCCAACGGCAAACAGGCCGCCCGTCTGGCACATAAAATTATCCACGGAACGCGCCCGGAAAACATCCCCATTGAAACACCTGAACAATATGAATTTGTCATCAATAGATGGATGGTAAAAAAATTGGGACTCACGCTCCCTTCAAATGCTTATAAAATGGCGGATAAAATCGTCGAAATCGCATTTTAA